CAACCGGGTATTTTCCCAGATTGAGTGTATCAAGGATTGATGTATGGAACTTCAGGAAGCAAAACAAGCGGTACTGGAGGCAACGAAGAAATTGGTTGCCTCGCAGTTGGTTGCAAGAACATGGGGAAATATCAGCTGTAGGGTAGGGGAAGAACATTTTCTAATTACCCCCAGTGGTAAGTCCTATGAGCACCTGACGGAGGACCAATTGGTATTGGTCTCGCTGGAGGGACTAGCGTATACAGGCTCCCTGAAACCTTCCTCCGAGAAAGGAATCCATGCCTTGGTCTATAGAACGCATCCCCAAGTAAACTGTGTCATACACACCCATCAGGAGATGGCTTCTCTGATGAGTCTGGTTGGCAATGACCTATCCATCAGCGATGAGTGGAGAGAATTGCTTGGAGAGATCATACCCACCTCACGATATGGATTACCAGGTACCAAGGCATTGATGAATCAGGTAGGCAGGATACTAAAGGGCTATGCAAGCCCTGCAGTCCTGATGGCTAACCATGGTGCACTCTGTTTTGGATCCAGTCCTCAAGAGGCTTTCAGCATTGCTGAAGCCTTGGAAGGAGTATGTAAGGAGCAGGTCTTCAGGCTCTCCCCACTTCTATCTTCTCTCAATGGGGAGGTGCAAATACGTGCTTTTGCAAGGAGAGATGGAGAGGAAGTGACGTATACAACCAATGATTCTCCTTCATTGCAGGCAATGGGGAACCAGATAATGAAGAGTAAGAAGGATTGCAATTATATCCTCTTGCTTACCTCCCAGGAGGTTCTGGAGGTAAGCGAAAGAGGTAAAACATTGCATGCGTTTCTCGACGATTTCGCACAGATTGCCGGTCCTTCCGTAGAGATAGTTCAAGAGAAACCTACTGGCTTTCACGGTCTCAAGCATCGCGATGCGCTGATTGTGCAAAAAGTAGGGGCGTTTTGTATGGGCAGCAGTGAATCGGAGGCTCATGCGGTAGCGACACTGGTCCAGAAGAACAGCAAAGCCGCATTGCTTAGGCTCTCTTGTGCACAGGTGAAACCACTTCCTTATCTGGATACCCATCTGATGCGGTATGTGTACAAGGAGAAGTATGCTAAGCTTGCCTGTTCATCCACGAAGAGTACAGGCAGCACTTCATGAACATATTTGTAAGTATTACTAATAGATATAAAATAGTTATTCTTGTCCTTTAACGTGTAAAATTTCGACAATTTTCGCCTATTGACAGATATCCTGTATTGGTTTTCAATCAGAGCAGAATTATGATTGTGCTAGTAGCTATATATAAGGAGCTTTGATATCAAACAGAAAAAACCATCTACCAAACGTAAACTTGACTTTGACATACATCCTGTGGTATTTTTCACCTCCGCTTCCCTTATCATAGGATTTGTCATTGTTTCGGTATTCTTCAACGAGATGCTGGGGAATATATTCAACCCTCTCCTTAATGGAATCTCAACCAACGCCGGTTGGTTTTTCACGCTGGCAGTGAACATTATCCTGCTGTTCGTGCTCTATCTGATGTTCAGCCGTTATGGGGATATACGACTGGGAGGGGACGATGCTGAACCGGATTTCAGTACTCTCAGCTGGTTTGCCATGCTCTTCTCCGCTGGAATGGGTATAGGCCTGCTCTTCTACGGTGTGGCAGAACCAATGTTCCATTTTATGGTTCCCCCGGTTCCTGCTGATTCTGCGGCCGAAGCTGCACAGAATGCCATGAAGTATACATTCCTCCACTGGGGTCTGCATCCATGGGCAATTTACGCACTGGTTGCGCTTGCCTTGGCTTTCTTCAGTTTCAATAAGGGCCAACCGCTGTCCATCAGATCAATTTTCTATCCAATTCTTGGTGAGAAGATCAACGGGGGATGGGGTAATCTGATAGACATCCTGGCAACCATCGCTACGTTGTTTGGTGTTGCCACCTCCCTCGGATTTGGTGTACAGCAGATCAATGCAGGACTGAATCACCTCACCGGTCTCGAGCAGAGCCCTCTTGTGCAGCTGTTTCTTATAGCAGGGATTACCACGATTGCCACAATCTCAGTAGTCAGGGGTCTTGATGCCGGTATTAGAAAACTTTCAGAGCTCAATATTTGGCTTGCTCTTGCACTGTTGTTGTTTGTATTCGTCTTTGGCCCTACGCTCTTTATTGCAAACGGGTTTGTCGAGAATATTGGTGCTTATCTCTCTTCGTTCGCTGAGATAGCTACATGGAATGAAACATTTGAGAATGCATCCTGGCAGAATGACTGGACTGTCTTCTACTGGGCTTGGTGGATCGCTTGGTCTCCCTTTGTGGGCATGTTTATTGCTCGTGTCTCCAGGGGCAGGACCATCCGGGAATTCCTTATGGGAGTACTTTTGATCCCGACACTCGTTACCTTCTTGTGGATCACTGTATTTGGTAATTCTGCCCTCTATATTGACCTATTCAAGGGAGGTAATCTTGGCCAAGGGGTAACCGAGAATGTACCGCTTTCTCTCTTCCTTCTGTTGGAACATTTCCCGCTCTCTTCAGTTCTATCTGTTCTTGGGGTATTGGTTGTGGTGAGTTTCTTTGTCACCTCATCTGATTCCGGTTCCATGGTAATCGATATCATTACAGCTGGTGGTAATCCAGATCCACCAATTCCCCAGCGGCTTTTTTGGGCAATCCTGGAAGGTGTGGTGGCAGCTGCCCTGTTACTCAGTGGAGGCCTTGTTGCGCTCCAGTCAGCGGTCATTGCAACTGGGCTCCCCTTTGCGGTAGTCCTGCTTCTGCTTACCTATAGCCTTAAGAAGGGCTTGAACGAGTATACCGGGGTGCAGACGTTCTCTGTGAAAACGGGAAAACTGAAGACCCGTCATTTCCAGATTGAGAGTGGAGAGGCTCCTCTTGTGAGATTCCATAAGAAATCCAAGAAAAAAAAGCAGGAGGAAACGAATGTTTAAACAGATCAGTCAAAAATATGCAGGTGGATGCTTTTTCTTGTTACGACAGCAAGAGGATGTAGTGGTCTTTCTGGGAACGGCCTTTCTCGTACATGAACAGGGATATCTCCTTACTGCCACCTACTTGCTGGAAGAGAACTATGAGGGTTTGATGGTAGCTCGACCCAGCAATCCAGAGGCGTTCTCTCCACTCAGTCTTGATGTGGTCCAGGCAATCCCTGTGGAGGTTATCAAAGCCGATCATACAACCAATACTGCGCTGATTCATTTCACGAAGCCCCTGATCATCGATACCCCTGACCATATGGTAGGAAATGTTGAGTCCGTACAACTGGGTTCTTCGGTACTTGGATTTGGATTCCCTTTCGGACATGAGGACCTTCAGAACCTTGCAGTACAGAGTGGAATTATTGCCTCTAAAGTTTCACTCAGGGATTCTGTGAATCTTTTTCTGTTCGACCGAGCCATGCATACTGGGATGGCAGGAGGTCCGCTGGTCAATTATGACGATGGAAGAGTCATTGGTATCATGATGGGCCTTTTTGTTCCAAAAGAAGAGGGTGGGGATTTTGTCAGGGGGTCCCTTCCAGGGTATGAATCAAGTTTCAGTTATGCCATCTCGATCGAGTATGGAAAGGCTATGCTTGAGGAGTTGGGATTGACGTTACGATAGTTTTTGTCGCTTTCTCAATTTTTTGAATTATATGCATTGTTTGGTAATGAGATACTGAACAGTGCATATTTTGTCTATAAATGGGAAAGAATGTGTTTGAAGGTGAGTAATCATCTTAAGGCAAACTGCTCCTTTATATACGCTATCCGTTGGCCTATGATCATTTGGGTATAGCTGCTTTTATAGTTCAGCTCAAACCCATGGACAGTCCCCTCAGTTTTCACCAGATATACGTCAATACCCGTTTTTTTGAGTTTGTTTGCGTACTCGATTGCCTCATCCCTGAGACAGTCGAACTCATTGACCTCAATATAGGTATTTGGCAATCCTTCCAATGAGGTAATCTCATTTGGGGAGGCGTATGAATCCTTTTCCCCTGCAAGGTAGAGTTTCCACATCTTGGCATTGAGCTTTGCGTTCCAGATAGGGGTATCAACATATTGCTGCATGGAATCAGTGGATAGCCTTGCATCCAGGACCGGATAGATAAGCATCTGGAACTGTGGTATCTGCTGTGAGCGATCCCTGATCAAATGCGTCAATCCTGAGGCCAGCGCACCTCCAGCACTATCCCCATAGATTGCGATACGACCAGGATCGATGGAGAGTTCCTTTGTGTGTTCTTCTATCCAGCGATAGACTGAAAAGCAGTCTTCCAGTCCGTAAGGGTATGGATACCTTGGTGCCAATCGATAATCAGCCATGACTACTTTGCAAGAGCATCCGAGAGCAAAATCAATGATCAATTGCTTATGGTGGTCGGCAGCAGGGAGTGCAAATGCCCCTCCATGTAAGAAGAGAATGCAAGGAGCATTTGGCTCAATAGACTTGGGACTGAACAACTCTATTGTTATGGGATATCCATCATGAGCAATACAGGTTTCTCTCTTATGCATGAGTGTCTCAGGGATGGATCGCCGTACATATGCAGAGCGGGTCAACCTTTGCAGCAATGGTAGTAAAGGTGCATAGAAAGGAATACTCATCTGCAACGTATGAAAATCTTCATGTACCGGATACTTCTTCATGTTGTCACTCACTAGCTGTAGGATGCTGAATCATATCATGAAACCAAATCTCAGCATACAGAGCACCTCCTGGGGAAAGGAGGTGCACAGAAAAGAGCTTAACCCTGTTTTCAATCCAAGTACGCCTTGAATGCAACACTGTTGAAGGAACCGCTTAATGTGTGAGGTTCGATATCAAATATTCTTCTATGTGGAATGTAACGATATCCGTGCACAAATTGGATGGAGACTCCCTGGAAGATGTTCACTTCAAGTCCGGTAGCGACCGTGCCATGCATTACATACTCGAGGTTTGACATGACATACTCATCATCCTCACTGATTAGGTGTCCGATAGCCATGGTTCCAATTCCAGCTTGGACAAAGGGGTTGAATGCTGCATCATGGAACATTCTGGCAGTTACTGCCAAGCCGCTGCTGAAAGCAAACGTTGCTTCTGTTTCGGTGATATCAACACCAAAATTTTCTCCAGGAAAATTCGAAAGCGGTTCAATTCTTGCGAATATTTCAGTGGATGTCCGGCTTGAAAGCTTGCTTCCAACGGTAATACCAACATTTGGCACTTCCTGTTCTTCTACCACACTATGGCCATAATCGATGCCGAGGTAGATACGAGGCGATAGGTATTCACACCTGTCTGCTGCGAAAAGGGTTGTCATCGTGGTGAATGCGATGATCATGAGTACAGCAAGCTGTTTCGTACTGTTTTTGTTCATAATAATGCTTATCTCTCCATAGAATTTTGGAGGTCTTCACGAACTCCTGCTTGTATTTTGCAATAATCGTGCCAAAGTAAGAAACCATGGGAAATAGAGCGAAAAGAACCTGCACATCACATGGTGACTACCCCTGAATGGTAAAATCGACCAACTGAAAGGGGGAATTTACCAAAACAGTAAAAGATATTTATTTCTTTTTGCATACTCCATACAGTATATTTTTCTACCCTGATACGATACAAATAGATACAATACTATGTTCTGGGAGATGAAACATGTTGGTTCTGATTATTTCATTGGTTGTGCTTCTTTCGAGTTGTACCACCACGTACGTAGGCGAAGCAGAGACAGGGATTGTGCAAATACCCTCACGTGATGGGTACTTAATCGAAGGATTCCTCTCCATGCCCGATGATGGGAATGCTGAAACGCTGGTTGTGTATGTCAATGGTTCTGGCCCGAATACCTATGATAACAAGCGAATGCTGGATGAGAAAAAACAGTTCACCTATTTTGATCTCTTCCGCGATGAGTTCAATGCACGTGATATAGCATTCTTCAGTTACAATACCCGTGGGGTCACCTCTTCAGATGAACCACCGTACTTTACTTCAGTTGATGACATTGTCTACAGAAGCTATACGCCTCATGCAAGTGTGAATGATGTTGTTGCAATTGTTGAACAGCTGAGAGAGTACAAAGGGCTACAGAATGCAAAGGTCCTCCTCCTGGGATGGAGTGAAGGTACCTTGATCGCTCCCTTGGTGTCACTGAAGACGGATGTTGACGTACTCATCCTCTGTGGCTTTATGTATGACGATATGATGAGTATTCTCGATTGGCAGCAAACAGGTGGGTCAAGTATGGTCTTCTACCGCAACTACTTTGACTACAACAAGGATGGGATTGTATCACCCGAGGAATTTGCTGAAGACAGAAACGGGATTGCAGCACATTTCGGTGTTACCTATGACTACATGGACCAGGACAAGAGCGGAGTCATGGATGAAAAAGATTTTGCCATCATGCTAGAACCAACCAGGAATGAGCTATACCGGGCCATCGAAGAGAGAGATCGAGAGTACTTAAAGCATTCCTATGGGGTATATCTTACCCCAGAATGGTTTGATGCACACAAGATGATGCCCACCAACCAAGAAATCCTTCCATTTGTTGACATTCCGATCCATATCATCCATGGGACCTTTGACCAGAACGCTCGGGTAGAGGGCGTCTATGAAGTCAAGGAATTGTTTGAGCAATTGGGAAAAGAGAACCTAACCATCTCTGTCCATGAAGGGTACAACCATGATCTGAACTACATGGACTATGTTTTCACTGAAGAAATACCTGAAGGATTAGCTGAAATTTTTACTACAGCTGAAACATTGTAATACTCGGTGAAGGTGAGCCCAGGGGGATTCTCTATCTCATCCCCCTGGGATCGTTCTTTTTCATCTCTTGCTTCTGTACATACATCTTATGGTCTGCAATATTGCTTAGCTCATCAGCAGTCATCCCAGGCAGTGGTGAGTGGTACCCGTAGCTGAAACGTAGGTTATTGATGAGTGGGTTGTCATTCTGCTGCAAATGCCTCTTCATCATCTCGATGATAGCTTCAACATTACCAGACTCGAATATTGCTGCAAATTCATCCCCTCCAAGTCTGAAGGCAAGTCCCTTGTGGGCAAATGCTCTCTTGAGTGCCTTGGCAAAGCAGATCAATGTATAGTCTCCCATTTCATGGCCATATTTGTCATTGATCTCCTTGAAATAGTTCAGGTCAAACACAATCAGTGAGAACTGTTTGTTTCCTTGAAGCAGGTGCTGTATATATGCATCATAACTGTTTCGGTTGTAGAGTTTGGTTAGGTAATCCTCATCGGAGGGTGTGGATTCGAGGAATACATAGATAACAAACAGTGCCAATGCAATTGATGTCCAGGAAAAATGTAACTTGGAATTACTGAGTTGGAGCAACATTCCGGCTATGGGAATGAAAAAGAAAAACTGATAAATCAAGGTTTCATTGCGGGTGATCTTTTTTCTATGGGTGGTGACAAACACGAAAAAATATCCATACAGCAAACCGAGCAAGATGTAGTGGATGAACTTGAATGGTTCACTTCTATAGCTGTTGGTATCAGGGTTTACAGAGAAATAGAGAGGCAAGAAGGTGTTCATGATAAGTATGAGAAGTGTAAGAAGGCTTGCTTGCTGATAGTACCATCTATTGTGGACTCTCTTCCTGTCATGAAACATCCTGAAATCCACATAGGACATGAGCAATCCCCCGATGACTGGGCCGATCAGGTAGAGCAGGAAGTTGGTGGAGTATTCAAGGAAAAATGCACCAAAGAATTGCTGCCCATCAAAAATCCATGTCAGTGGTTCATCGATGATGGCGATACTGGTTGTTACCAAGGACCAATTGATGAGATGTTTGCTGAATGTCTTGATCCGTGATTTCTGCATGAATAGATAGAGGATCACCAAGATAGCGAAGGCAAATATGTTGATCTGGAACTGAATCAGATAGTTCATTACCGGCCCTCCCTAAAACAAACAGATGCTAACCATTTCTCCATCATACATCCATGCGTTATCGCTTGACGAACATTAAAGATCTGACAAAGTGTGAGCAACAAATTCTATCGGGAATAGTTCAAGCTATGCAATAGGCCAGGTGTCTGATTCTCTCTCTGTCATGGGGTAGGGGATGCCCCCATTTGCCCGAATCACCTTTATTTCCGGACGAAGCTTCACATGCTCCGGAAAGTCTTCCCAACTGCCACCCAGCCTTTTTAGAAGAAGGGTGGAGACTTCTCTCCCAATCTTTTCACAAGGTTGTGCAACTGCATAATGGCAGAGCTTGAGTAAGGGAGCATAGCTGAGATAGTCAAAACTTGCGAATACCAGTTGCTCCAGCTGATGAGGGGATAGCATCTCTATGGCTTGGATGGTTGCCCCTAGATGCAGGGAATCATTGGCAATGAAAAAGGCTTCTGGATAATCTACTTCAAGAAGTGCTTGCCTGAGGAGATACCGCCCAGAGGCCTGGGTCATTGCATCCTGATGATAGACAAATCGATTTTCGACTGTCAGACCCTGCTCTTTCATTGCCTCCAGATATGCGTACAATCGTTCATGTGCCGTATGGATACTGAGGTCTCCACCGATATACCCGATTCGCTTATATCCTTCATGCTTGAGCGCCTTGATCATCTGACGAACCCCATATCGGCTGTCGGTCTCCACGAAGTCAACCTTGAGTCCTTCGATACATCGGTCGACCATGACCAAAGGGATTCTTGACAGTGCGTTTGTCTGGAAGTGACGGCCATCTGCCCCTGCCGGCATCACCACAATCCCATCCACATTGCGTTCAATGAATATCTGGAGCTTTCGCTTCTCCTCTTCCACTGAATCGTTGGAAGAGGTGATGATCAATGAATATCCGTGCGGAGCCAGGCAGCGTTCCATTGCCTCGACAACTTCCATGAAAAAGATGTTGGAGAGTTCTGGAGCGATAATACCGATCGTCTTGGTATGCCGAAACTTGAGGGAACGTGCCACCTCATTACGGTTGTAGCCAAGCGTATCCATGGCGTCCAATACTTTTTTTTGTGTGTGTATGTTTACAGAATCCCCATGGTTGAGGACACGAGAAACTGTAGCAATAGACACATTCGCTGCTCTTGCAACATCTTTGATGGTAGGGGATGCCATGATGGTCTCCTCAGAAAAAGGGGTCAGCCGGTACAAATGCCGGTGACCCCCCAAACTTATGAGATGCAATCTCTGTTCAACGGTTCATCAATCGTAGATCAAACCCTTGATGTCTGCATCATCCATGTTCTGATAGTTGTAGAACTTTGCACCGGTGTCGACATCAGCAACAGGTTCACCCTTGTAGGCTTTGTATGCCAGTTCGACTGCTTTGTATCCAATCTGGTAGGGGTCTTGGGTAATGGAACCGAGGAAGTATTGCTGGCGAACCGCATTCTTCTGTGCAGCGCCTGCATCATACCCGATAACCACCACATCCTTGAATGCGGAATTGCTCTTCAAGGTTGCTCCATCGTTGGTTGCAGCAAGAAGACCCTTGACCGTTGCTTCATTGGAACAGAAGATTCCCAGAACATTGTCACTGGTCACCTTGTTCAGCATTGCCTGTGCTGCATTGGTTGCATCAGTCATGGCGGCAGAAGCGGGGACAATCATCTCAATAAAGACTTTTCTTCCCTTGGTTGGGCTGTCTGCAGCAATGTAGGCCGTGTTTCCAATTACTGCAATATCACTCTTTCCAAGTGAAGTGTTCTCGTCAATCAACTTGATCATGGTGTCTCTGAAGCCCTTTCCACGGCTAAGCAGCGATTCACCTGAAGCGTCCTGATTCATGACGACAATCTTGACGGGCTTGGCGATCGAAGCAGCTTCAATTTTGCCTTTGATCACTTCGAACATCTTCTGGGCAGCCATACCTGCTGCGGCATAGTTGTTGGTTGATGCATTTGCCCAGATTGAACCTTCTGGAGCTTCTGGTACGCCAGAGTCAAATCCGATGACAGGAATACCTTGGCTCTTGGCCTGCTGAAGCTGGTCAAGCACACTGCTGGTATTCAATGCTGCCAAGGCAATTGCCACAGGGTTCTTTGCCATTGCATTATTGAGCATCTCAACTTGGATTTGTACATCACTTTCTGAAGGAGGGCCTTCAAAGGTAATATCAACCCCATAATCTGCAGCAGCCGCATTGGCACCCAGTTTCACTTGCTGCCAGAAATCATGTTGTTCCCCTTTTGAAACAACAGCGATATAAGGCTTTTGCTCCTTTACTCCTTCCGCAAACAGAACAGTGGAAGTAAGCAACACTAGAACCATTAGAACGACTAAGGTCTTCTTCATACTAATCCTCCTGTTTTCTACCGGATCCAATAACCCGGATTTGCTATATACAACGGATGTATTCCGTTATCTCTTTACGAATGCCTTCTCTTTTTTGCGCAGCTCTGCTCTGTGTGTTTTTTCTTCCCGTCTCAGAGCACGATATTGTGCACGCATTTCCAGACGAAGCTCAGCAAGTTTCTTCTCTATCTCTGTTTTGGCTGCAGGATCAGCAGAGGACAATTCTGCCTTCAGTTGAGAGATCTTCAGCAGCATTTCCTCCTTGTACCTGTCAGACTCGGAGAGAATGCGAACCTCAGAAGATTTTTTCGTTCGATAGATATCGAGCATGACAGCGCCCAGAACAACTACACCAGTAAAGAACGTCTGGTATTGTGACTGTAGATCCATCGATGGCAATCCAGCGCGTAATACACTCATAATATACACACCAATCATTGTCCCGAAGACTGAACCTGCACCTCCACTAAGACTGGTTCCCCCGATAACGGTTCCTGCTATAGCATACAATTCAAAACCCTGGCCTTGGGCAGGCATAACGGTGGTGTAGACTGCAGCAAAGGCAATACCGCCGATACCGGCAAGGAAACCGCTGATCACATAGGCCATCATTTCCCATTTTGCGACATCAATACCGCTAAGACGTGCTGCTTCCTTGTTTGATCCAACGGCGAAAATATATCGCCCCATCTTTGTTCTGGTAAGAATGATATAAGCAATGAATGCTGTACCGAAGAGTACGATGGCACCGGTGGGGTAGGAGGTATTATCCTCCGCGATAAACTTGAATATTCCCTTGAACCAGCTATCTTCTGCCCCACGAGCCGGGAAGGTAGCACTGCGCACATTCGATACAATGGATCCGGTACCCAAGCTGATCATCATGGTACCGAGGGTTGCGATGAAAGGTGGCAACTTCAGTCGGCTTACCATGATGCCATTGAAAAGACCAAAGGATGTTGCAACCACAATGATGAGGATCAATGAAATCCACATTGGCCATCCCCATGTCTTGTATGCTGTTCCGCCGATGATTGTCGCTGCCATCATCACTGTACCACAAGAGAGATCAATTCCACCGGTAATGATGACAAAGGTAACCCCGATGGCCAGAAACCCAATATAATAGGAAGAGTCAAGGATGTTTACCAATGTCGTATAGGAGAAGAAGTTCCTGCCAAAGAGCGCAAAGAATGCGTAGATGATAACGAGAGCCAGTGGTGCAAGCAACTTTTGGAGATTCAATCCTTTCTTTTTTTTCAACTCAACCAAATCCTTCGTTTTCATCTAGGGTTACTCCTATCCATGTTGTGTAGCCAATTCCATGATCTTTTCCTGGGTTGCCTCTTCTATTGGAAGCATCCCAGTGAGTTTTCCTTCACACATTACCGCAATTCGGTCACTCATTCTCAGAATCTCATTCAGTTCACTGCTGATCATGATGATGGACTTGCCTTCCTTGACGAGTTCATTCATCAGGTGATAGATCTCACTCTTTGCCCCTACATCGATCCCCCGTGTTGGTTCATCGAAGATGAGGATGGAGCAGTTCTTGATCAGCCACTTTGCGATAACCACTTTCTGCTGGTTGCCCCCAGAAAGATTTTGTACGAGCTGGTCCAGTGAGGGTGTCTTTACATTGAGTTTCTCTACATTCTCTGCAGCAATCTGATGTAGTTTGGAGCGAGGAAGGAAGAGGTTGGGGCAGAGGTCTTCGTACGAAGCCATAATGGCATTGGATTCGACAGAGAGCTTGATCGCCAGACCAAAACGTTTTCGATCTTCTGATAGGTATCCAATGCCATTGAGTACAGCATCTTCTGGACTTTCAATGAGTGTCTTCTTTCCATTGATATAAATCGAACCAGAGGCTTTATCAGCACCAAAGAGAGCTCGCATCGTCTCAGTCCTACCCGCACCCATGAGTCCAGAAAATCCGAGAATCTCTCCCTTATGCAACTCGAATGAGATGTTCTGTACAAGTTTGCCCGCATTAAGATTCTCAACCTTCAGGACAACTGGTGCATTATCGGGAACATTGCTTTTTGCTTTAGGCTGTTCATAGATTACCCGTCCAACCATCATGTTGATCATCTCATCCTTGCTTAACTCCTTGGTCAGCTTGGTACCCACATATTCTCCGTCCCTGAGGACGGTAACGCGGTCGGTTATGATGCCGATTTCATCAAGACGGTGGCTGATGTAGATCATACCAACGCCTTTCTTTGCCAAATCTTTCATGATGGTAAACAAGTCCTTGATCTCTCTGTCGGTCAAGGCAGCAGTTGGTTCGTCAAAGATAAGAATCTTGAGATTATGGGAAACAGCCTTTGCAATCTCAACCATCTGTTGCTTGCCGACGGTAAGGTCCCGTACCTTTTCTTCTGGGTCTATGGACATATTCAGATGAGCAAACAACTCCCTGGCTCTCTTGTTTTGTGCTTTCTCATCCAAAAACAAGCCATGGTGTTTGGTAGCCTCACGCCCGATGTAGAGATTTTGTGCTACAGTGAGATGTTCCATCATATTCAGCTCTTGGTGCACGATTGCAATACCTGCATCCAATGCTTCCTTAGGGCCCTGTGGATTAAACAGCTTACCCATGTAATGGATTTCACCTGAGTCTTTTGGAAATATGCCAGTGAGGGCTTTCATCAATGTTGATTTGCCAGCCCCGTTTTCACCGACGATTGCATGAATTTCACCTTCATACAGATCGAAATCTACACCCTTGAGTGCATGTACACCGGCGAATCGCTTATCAATCGCTTTCATGGACAGGATTACGTTACTCACTCCGCATCTCCTTGTACAATTGTATTATTCGCACGACAATTCATATCTGTCAAGAAAATTCTGTAAACGTTTACAATATTGTAAGATATAGTACAAAACCTATACTATCAGTAACACCTTCATGTTTTTACTGAAAGGTACGCAAGGCTTCTTTTCCACAGAGATTCGGCCATAGCCCTATCGAGTGCGTGGGGAGCGGGAATTTCTTCAGTAGTGAAGTTGAAGAACCTTCCTGTAATTCCCTCCACATCAGCAGAGACACCCAGGTAGTACAACGCCTGGGCTGACAATTGGGGGGTTCTGGCTGAAGGATTGATCAGGTGATGCTTGAACCATTTATAGAGCTTCCCGTTATTTTCACCCATATTGGTCCTTACATCACCAGGGTGCATCGCATTGATCGTAACTCCACTATCCTTGAAGTGTTCGGTAAAGGGGAAAAGAGAGAGCAGCTGTGCAGTTTTTGCTGAGCCATAACTCTTCAGTCCACTATAGTGGTGCCTCTTCCAGTCTAGATCATCGAGATGCAAGCCTGAGAGTGCGAACCTGTGCCCTTCAGAATTGA
The sequence above is drawn from the uncultured Sphaerochaeta sp. genome and encodes:
- a CDS encoding class II aldolase/adducin family protein, which encodes MELQEAKQAVLEATKKLVASQLVARTWGNISCRVGEEHFLITPSGKSYEHLTEDQLVLVSLEGLAYTGSLKPSSEKGIHALVYRTHPQVNCVIHTHQEMASLMSLVGNDLSISDEWRELLGEIIPTSRYGLPGTKALMNQVGRILKGYASPAVLMANHGALCFGSSPQEAFSIAEALEGVCKEQVFRLSPLLSSLNGEVQIRAFARRDGEEVTYTTNDSPSLQAMGNQIMKSKKDCNYILLLTSQEVLEVSERGKTLHAFLDDFAQIAGPSVEIVQEKPTGFHGLKHRDALIVQKVGAFCMGSSESEAHAVATLVQKNSKAALLRLSCAQVKPLPYLDTHLMRYVYKEKYAKLACSSTKSTGSTS
- a CDS encoding BCCT family transporter; amino-acid sequence: MVFFTSASLIIGFVIVSVFFNEMLGNIFNPLLNGISTNAGWFFTLAVNIILLFVLYLMFSRYGDIRLGGDDAEPDFSTLSWFAMLFSAGMGIGLLFYGVAEPMFHFMVPPVPADSAAEAAQNAMKYTFLHWGLHPWAIYALVALALAFFSFNKGQPLSIRSIFYPILGEKINGGWGNLIDILATIATLFGVATSLGFGVQQINAGLNHLTGLEQSPLVQLFLIAGITTIATISVVRGLDAGIRKLSELNIWLALALLLFVFVFGPTLFIANGFVENIGAYLSSFAEIATWNETFENASWQNDWTVFYWAWWIAWSPFVGMFIARVSRGRTIREFLMGVLLIPTLVTFLWITVFGNSALYIDLFKGGNLGQGVTENVPLSLFLLLEHFPLSSVLSVLGVLVVVSFFVTSSDSGSMVIDIITAGGNPDPPIPQRLFWAILEGVVAAALLLSGGLVALQSAVIATGLPFAVVLLLLTYSLKKGLNEYTGVQTFSVKTGKLKTRHFQIESGEAPLVRFHKKSKKKKQEETNV
- a CDS encoding serine protease, whose amino-acid sequence is MFKQISQKYAGGCFFLLRQQEDVVVFLGTAFLVHEQGYLLTATYLLEENYEGLMVARPSNPEAFSPLSLDVVQAIPVEVIKADHTTNTALIHFTKPLIIDTPDHMVGNVESVQLGSSVLGFGFPFGHEDLQNLAVQSGIIASKVSLRDSVNLFLFDRAMHTGMAGGPLVNYDDGRVIGIMMGLFVPKEEGGDFVRGSLPGYESSFSYAISIEYGKAMLEELGLTLR
- a CDS encoding alpha/beta hydrolase — protein: MSDNMKKYPVHEDFHTLQMSIPFYAPLLPLLQRLTRSAYVRRSIPETLMHKRETCIAHDGYPITIELFSPKSIEPNAPCILFLHGGAFALPAADHHKQLIIDFALGCSCKVVMADYRLAPRYPYPYGLEDCFSVYRWIEEHTKELSIDPGRIAIYGDSAGGALASGLTHLIRDRSQQIPQFQMLIYPVLDARLSTDSMQQYVDTPIWNAKLNAKMWKLYLAGEKDSYASPNEITSLEGLPNTYIEVNEFDCLRDEAIEYANKLKKTGIDVYLVKTEGTVHGFELNYKSSYTQMIIGQRIAYIKEQFALR
- a CDS encoding alpha/beta fold hydrolase codes for the protein MLVLIISLVVLLSSCTTTYVGEAETGIVQIPSRDGYLIEGFLSMPDDGNAETLVVYVNGSGPNTYDNKRMLDEKKQFTYFDLFRDEFNARDIAFFSYNTRGVTSSDEPPYFTSVDDIVYRSYTPHASVNDVVAIVEQLREYKGLQNAKVLLLGWSEGTLIAPLVSLKTDVDVLILCGFMYDDMMSILDWQQTGGSSMVFYRNYFDYNKDGIVSPEEFAEDRNGIAAHFGVTYDYMDQDKSGVMDEKDFAIMLEPTRNELYRAIEERDREYLKHSYGVYLTPEWFDAHKMMPTNQEILPFVDIPIHIIHGTFDQNARVEGVYEVKELFEQLGKENLTISVHEGYNHDLNYMDYVFTEEIPEGLAEIFTTAETL
- a CDS encoding GGDEF domain-containing protein, whose product is MNYLIQFQINIFAFAILVILYLFMQKSRIKTFSKHLINWSLVTTSIAIIDEPLTWIFDGQQFFGAFFLEYSTNFLLYLIGPVIGGLLMSYVDFRMFHDRKRVHNRWYYQQASLLTLLILIMNTFLPLYFSVNPDTNSYRSEPFKFIHYILLGLLYGYFFVFVTTHRKKITRNETLIYQFFFFIPIAGMLLQLSNSKLHFSWTSIALALFVIYVFLESTPSDEDYLTKLYNRNSYDAYIQHLLQGNKQFSLIVFDLNYFKEINDKYGHEMGDYTLICFAKALKRAFAHKGLAFRLGGDEFAAIFESGNVEAIIEMMKRHLQQNDNPLINNLRFSYGYHSPLPGMTADELSNIADHKMYVQKQEMKKNDPRGMR